The following are from one region of the Fusarium verticillioides 7600 chromosome 1, whole genome shotgun sequence genome:
- a CDS encoding enoyl reductase, whose product MASLRSISLTNRSPRQPIKNLPESIEVDPDTTVEGLKVLIAKETKLGDFNRIGIYDPTTKKTLKNRKARLVDEPAVVSTGEVLVKDMGYQIAWRTVFVVEYFGPIIFHALAVAARPYIYRNGDGEMSRTQWITFAMIMLHFFKREYETLFVHKFSANTMPWKNIFKNSFFYWAVSGVLCAYSIYHPNSLAAKAEIPAIDAVGIALYCFGELMNALVHRYLSSLRSTGGTERKIPVGYGFGIVTCPNYLYEVLAWIGVILVSRDWTVAFFISIGAAQMISWAKGKERAYRKEFGDRYKKKRYAIFPGLI is encoded by the exons atggcttctcttcGATCTATCTCGCTCACCAATCGCT CTCCAAGGCAACCAATCAAGAACCTTCCGGAGTCGATTGAGGTCGACCCTGATACCACTGTTGAAGGACTCAAGGTCTTGATTGCCAAGGAAACCAAGCTCGGAGACTTCAATCGCATCGGAATCTATGATCCTACCACGAAAAAGACTCTAAAGAACCGCAAGGCTCGCCTCGTCGATGAGCCCGCTGTAGTTTCCACTGGTGAGGTTCTCGTAAAGGATATGG GATATCAAATCGCTTGGAGAAccgtcttcgtcgtcgagTATTTCGGACCCATCATCTTCCACGCCCTCGCCGTCGCTGCCCGCCCCTACATCTACCGCAATGGAGACGGCGAGATGTCTCGAACCCAATGGATCACCTTTGCTATGATCATGCTACACTTCTTCAAGCGCGAGTATGAGACACTCTTTGTCCACAAGTTCTCTGCCAACACAATGCCCTGgaagaacatcttcaagaacagcttcttctACTGGGCTGTCTCTGGTGTTCTCTGTGCATACTCCATTTACCACCCCAACTCGCTTGCAGCCAAGGCCGAAATTCCTGCCATTGATGCCGTTGGTATTGCTCTCTATTGCTTTGGCGAGCTCATGAATGCCCTTGTTCACAGATATCTTTCGAGTCTGCGTTCTACTGGAGGCACTGAGCGCAAGATTCCCGTTGGCTATGGTTTCGGTATTGTCACTTGCCCAAACTATTTGTATGAGGTGCTTGCCTGGATCGGAGTTATCCTTGTCAGCCGTGACTGGACCGTCGCTTTCTTTATCTCTATTGGTGCTGCACAGATGATTAGCTGGGCCAAGGGTAAGGAGCGTGCCTATCGCAAAGAGTTCGGCGACAGgtacaagaagaagagatacgCCATCTTCCCTGGTCTTATCTGA
- a CDS encoding 40S ribosomal protein S8, whose translation MGISRDSRHKRSASGAKRAYYRKKRAFEAGRQGANTRIGPKRIHTVRTRGGNHKYRALRLDSGNFAWGSEGLTRKTRVIAVAYHPSNNELVRTNTLTKSAVVQVDAAPFRQWYEAHYGQAIGRRRQKAQAAKEGKTEEEVKKSNAVEKKQAARLSSRGKVESAIEKQFEAGRLYAVVSSRPGQSGRVDGYILEGEELAFYQRKLHK comes from the exons ATGGGTATCTCGCGTGACTCTCGACACAAGCGCTCCGCCTCCGGTGCCAAGCGTGCCTACTACC GGAAGAAGCGCGCTTTCGAGGCTGGTCGCCAGGGTGCAAACACCCGTATTGGCCCCAAGCGCATTCACACCGTCCGAACCCGAGGTGGTAACCACAAGTACCGTGCCCTCCGTCTCGACTCCGGCAACTTTGCCTGGGGCTCTGAGGGTCTGACCCGCAAGACCCGTGTCATTGCTGTCGCCTACCACCCTTCCAACAATGAGCTTGTCCGAACCAACACCCTCACCAAGAGCGCCGTCGTCCAAGTTGATGCCGCTCCCTTCCGACAGTGGTACGAGGCCCACTACGGCCAGGCCATCGGCCGAAGACGCCAGAAGGCtcaggctgccaaggagggcaagactgaggaggaggtgaagaagtccaacgccgttgagaagaagcaggctgcCCGTCTTTCTTCCCGCGGCAAGGTCGAGAgcgccatcgagaagcagtTCGAGGCTGGACGACTCTACGCCGTTGTTTCCAGCCGACCCGGTCAGTCTGGTCGTGTTGATGGTTACATTCTGGAGGGTGAGGAGCTCGCTTTCTACCAGCGTAAGCTCCACAAGTAA
- a CDS encoding enoyl reductase yields the protein MTTPRPSQNHLRPRSPTVRRQPIKNLPESIEVDPDTTVEGLKVLIAKETKLGDFNRIGIYDPTTKKTLKNRKARLVDEPAVVSTGEVLVKDMGYQIAWRTVFVVEYFGPIIFHALAVAARPYIYRNGDGEMSRTQWITFAMIMLHFFKREYETLFVHKFSANTMPWKNIFKNSFFYWAVSGVLCAYSIYHPNSLAAKAEIPAIDAVGIALYCFGELMNALVHRYLSSLRSTGGTERKIPVGYGFGIVTCPNYLYEVLAWIGVILVSRDWTVAFFISIGAAQMISWAKGKERAYRKEFGDRYKKKRYAIFPGLI from the exons ATGACCACCCCCCGCCCCTCCCAAAATCATCTCAGGCCGAGGTCCCCAACTGTGAGACG GCAACCAATCAAGAACCTTCCGGAGTCGATTGAGGTCGACCCTGATACCACTGTTGAAGGACTCAAGGTCTTGATTGCCAAGGAAACCAAGCTCGGAGACTTCAATCGCATCGGAATCTATGATCCTACCACGAAAAAGACTCTAAAGAACCGCAAGGCTCGCCTCGTCGATGAGCCCGCTGTAGTTTCCACTGGTGAGGTTCTCGTAAAGGATATGG GATATCAAATCGCTTGGAGAAccgtcttcgtcgtcgagTATTTCGGACCCATCATCTTCCACGCCCTCGCCGTCGCTGCCCGCCCCTACATCTACCGCAATGGAGACGGCGAGATGTCTCGAACCCAATGGATCACCTTTGCTATGATCATGCTACACTTCTTCAAGCGCGAGTATGAGACACTCTTTGTCCACAAGTTCTCTGCCAACACAATGCCCTGgaagaacatcttcaagaacagcttcttctACTGGGCTGTCTCTGGTGTTCTCTGTGCATACTCCATTTACCACCCCAACTCGCTTGCAGCCAAGGCCGAAATTCCTGCCATTGATGCCGTTGGTATTGCTCTCTATTGCTTTGGCGAGCTCATGAATGCCCTTGTTCACAGATATCTTTCGAGTCTGCGTTCTACTGGAGGCACTGAGCGCAAGATTCCCGTTGGCTATGGTTTCGGTATTGTCACTTGCCCAAACTATTTGTATGAGGTGCTTGCCTGGATCGGAGTTATCCTTGTCAGCCGTGACTGGACCGTCGCTTTCTTTATCTCTATTGGTGCTGCACAGATGATTAGCTGGGCCAAGGGTAAGGAGCGTGCCTATCGCAAAGAGTTCGGCGACAGgtacaagaagaagagatacgCCATCTTCCCTGGTCTTATCTGA